CAGGTCCGGGTCGAGAGGAAGAGGGTGAGGGTCGCGAGAATCATCGGCACCAGTGCACCGACGAGGAACGCCGGCAGGATGTTGAGGCGGACTCCGAGTCCGAAGTAGGCCAGCAGCGCGGCATCGACTGCCCACACGACAAAGGCGTAGCAGGCCAGCGCGGCGTAGCAGCCCCCCAGCTTCCCGAAGAAGATCATCATGCGGTCGAGGGGCTTGCTGATGAGGGTGTAGATAGAGCGACGTTCCAGTTCATTGGCGAGGAGGCCCATGCCCGTGAAGATGGCGAGGAGGCTCCCAAAGAAGACAAAGAGCGCCTGGAGGAAAATCGATGTCAGCAGCGTGACACCTTCCTTCAGGTCTCGGGCGGCGGCAGCGGCATCGCCGGGGGAGGGGACATTCTGGGGGGTGTCGCTGAAGAGATAGAGCCCCGCCACCAGCTCGACGCCACTCACTCCCTCCTGCTGCATATCCGGGTAGGCCTTGAGGAACATCAGCAGCACGGTCCCGATACTCCCCAGAATCGCGCAGATCGTGATGATCCAGTAGAGCCGGGTCCGGAGGATGTCGAGGCAGGTATGCCGGGTGAGGTACCACCCGGCGCGACCATTACGCAGCAGGGTCGTGACCCACAGGAGCAGGACGATCGTGCCGAGGATCAGGGCGATCCACTGCAGACGCTCGGTCCCGATGAGATAGGTGGGATCAACGGCGAAGTCCCGGGGTTTCATGCCGCCACCTCCGGCGAGGTGAGGTCCTCGTTCAGGTCTTCCTTGCCCCGGAGCTGTTGCAGCAGCAGTTCAGGCGGAACACCGCCCGAAGCGGCGATCAGGGACATAAAGCGGTCTTCCAGACGGATGGTCTGGGGGTGGACGCTGTAGAGGTCCGCGCCGGCGACCACCAGGGTCCGGATCAGTTCAGGTGCTGTCAGTCCCGGGAGGAGTTCCAGGCGAACCCGGCCATCAGGCAGGGGCTCGATGGACTCCACCATGGGCGCGACCGCGTCGCTCACACTCTGGGACCAGTGTCCCACCGCGACATCCAGTACCTGCTGCGGGGCCCGGGTGAGTTCTTCGACTGTTTCGAGCGCCAGGACGTTGCCCTTGTAGATCACGCCGACCCGATGACAGAGATCTTCGATGTCTTCAAGAATGTGGGTGTTGAGGAACACCGTATGTCCCCGCTGGTGGTAAGCGCGGATGAGTTCCTTTATCTGCCGTCGCCCGACTGGGTCGAGCCCGGTGGAAGGCTCGTCGAGGATGATGAGTTCTGGCTCCGCCAGGATGGCCTGTCCGATGCCGACCCGTTGCAGCATCCCCTTGGAATAGGTCCGGAGGCGTCGGCGGGCAGCGGTCATCCCGAGCCCGACCTCTTCGATAACCACCGGGATCCGGCG
The bacterium genome window above contains:
- the btuD_9 gene encoding Vitamin B12 import ATP-binding protein BtuD, whose product is MSAVTTHALVKTYRTGLRSPAVVALNQVTLEIPRGEIFGFLGPNGSGKTTLLKCLLNIIFPTSGDLTILDRPVTDLGVRRQIGYLPEAPYFYDRFNALELLEFYGGLYGMSNADIQRRIPVVIEEVGLGMTAARRRLRTYSKGMLQRVGIGQAILAEPELIILDEPSTGLDPVGRRQIKELIRAYHQRGHTVFLNTHILEDIEDLCHRVGVIYKGNVLALETVEELTRAPQQVLDVAVGHWSQSVSDAVAPMVESIEPLPDGRVRLELLPGLTAPELIRTLVVAGADLYSVHPQTIRLEDRFMSLIAASGGVPPELLLQQLRGKEDLNEDLTSPEVAA